TATCGTAGCTTATGATTAGCCATCCTGGCATTATGTCATCAATGTGGTGTGACGCACATGTGCCAggctgactaaggctacgttcacatttgcgttgtgcagtgctgcgtcggcgacgcaacgcacaacgcaaacaagtacgcatgcaaaacgcatcattttgtgacgcatgcatccttttttggcatgattttggacgcaaaaaaaaaaagcaacttgctgcgtcctctgcgccctgacgcttgcgccaaaaaagacgcatgcgtcacaaaacgcaagacaatgcatgtgcatttgcccccatgttaaatatagaggcgcatgacgcatgcgtcgccgcggctgcgcccgacgcagccccgcaaaacgcttatGTGAACGTAACCTAATCAAAGGCAGAGCTGCAGATACTGGAGGTAAGAGGCAATCATAGGTTACTGATATTGCTGCTTGACTGGGTCTTGTGCAATATTacccactaaaggccccttcacattaagcgacgctgcagcgataccgacaacgatccggatcgctgcagcgtcgctgtttggtcgctggagagctgtcacacagaccgctctccagcgaccaacgatgccggtaaccagggtaaacatcgggtaactaagcgcagggccgcgcttagtaacccgatgtttaccctggataccatgctaaaagtaaaaaaaaacaaacactagatacttacctacagccgtctgtcctccagcgctgcgctctgcttctctgcactcctcctgtactggctgtgagccggaaagcagagcggtgacgtcaccgctctgctttccggctcacagacagtacaggaggagtgcagagcacagcgctggaggacagacggctgtaggtaagtatctagtgtttgtttttttttacttttagcatggtatccagggtaaacatcgggttactaagcgcggccctgcgcttagttacccgatgtttaccctggttaccagtgaagacatcgctggatcggtgtcacacacgccgatccagcgatgtcagcaggagtccagcgacgaaataaagttctggactttattcagcgaccaacgatctcccagcaggggcctgatcgttggtcgctgtcacacataacgatttcattaacgatatcgttgctacgtcacaaatagcaacgatatcgttaacaatatcgtcatgtgtgaaggtacctttactctacagTTCACATAATCTATTGACAAACTGCATAGTTTTTTTGACTCGTGTTGCTCTTTTGATGATTGTCATTACAGTCTGTCAATTACTGAAGCTTGGAAGCCGTATAATATTCGGcgaaaataaataatcaaaaagaTGCTGGTgtgtcatgaagcatcttcctTTGCCAGAACATACGCATATACCTTTTTACTAGTCTTTTTTTTGCTATATATTTGAttgaatcacagttttatctgctgcagctctgctagtcctctcaCTGATGAACTCTGTCCAAATTTGCCTCCTCAATTGATTGACTGCTTTCTGCCTACTTTGTGTACCATGTCATTCAATGATTCAGTGTTTGGTGCAAAGATAGACTGAGCTCATGAACAACGAGGACTACATAGCAGGAGCTCATCATTGAGAGGACTAGAAGAGATGCAGCAGATAACACCGtgatttatcaaaactacagcaagctgcccAGTAAGTGAAGCATCGCAGAGTTACTGTCTGTACCATCATGCCagtgacagactcccttttaaTAGTTTATGCCATCCTTAGACTCTTACTGCATATGCAAGAAGTCATGGTTTCTGTGAATTGAATGCATTGCTATGGGAGTTATGAGTACTGGCGAGTCTGCAGTGCGGCTCTGGGAAGGTGGAAGGCCTGCGGATATGCTAGACATGTGTAAGATGGAGAACCTTTTACCTGTAGGGATGGAAGGCAGGCATTCACTTCTCTCTTATTTTATAACAGAAAGAAGCCTGTCCTATCAAAGAAAATGGGGCCTCCGGCACGAGGGTGAGTCGCTAACCTCACTAATGTATTGGTCAAATACTGCAATAAAGGAGACCAATGTATTTTCACCTATTTTCTGTCAGTTTGGCCTTCAGGCTAATTACGATATTTATGTAGCCCTGTGTCGGTAAGTGTGGGGCTCTTCCTGCAGACCCAGCGTTGTACACCACGTTGTTTATCAGGCCATGTACTAGTGTAATGGATCGACACTCCACTTgtattgagctttttttttttttgtagccccATTAATCGGTACAGGATGGAATCTGAGCTGAAGGACAAGAATCAATTATTGGAGGCAGCGAACACCACGTTACATAACAGGCTGATGGCTGCAGAGGTGAGATTGGCTGCAGTTTTCTGCTTTGGCCGCCCCATGCTGATCGTGTGTGATCTCTGCTGACCCTGGATTGTAAATGGTCACTTACAGACTCCCATCATCCTACAGACTTTTCTGTGGCTACTCCATCTGTGTCCTTACTACACTATCCATCTCATTATTGTGCAGCCAAGATTCATGTcactactacccccatcatccaGCTGTGATGTGTCATTTCTGGTTGCATCCTCTCACGGCAAAGTAAAAATGCTCAATATCTACGTGTCACTACAACCTCCATCCTCTTGCGTCAGTCTGTCAGTATTGCATCATTGTTCCCTTTCTGCAGTCTTCCCATTATCACTGTACAACCACAACCATTCTCATGACACATGCGTGACCTATTACAGCAAACGTGCTCCATAACTGCTTCTAGTACCTGTATCCCCCCGCGTCACCACCACTCCTCCTAACGTGTCAGCCATACTACTGCTCCCCAAAGAATTCTCAGCGTCTATGGCTCTTATTTTTTCTTGGCCGGCATGATACGACTACATGCAAAGTTGCGCAAGGCCGGCTAATCAACAGAAGAGCCGCGGATGCTGGGGGTTAGAGGTGGTTTATTCAGCAACCACAAATTGTTGAAGTGGATGATTAATCTATTAGAACCAACTCTAGTCATGACCGATTAAAACATTTGTGAACCCTCTGTATTCATTTTCCCAATTGGCCATATATAAAGTGTATTATTGTACTGACCTCTAGTGGACAATAATGAAGGCTGCAATGTGTCttcatttatttttatataatcAGAATACAACTtgccatataaaaaaaagtttttatataaCGCACAATTGCAGTTTCATGTGACTTTTCAGATGTAACTGTGTGTCTCTGAGGAATAACAGTTTTTTTCTGCCGTTATGTGACCTGTATCCTGCATTTTCACTTAGTTTTTTCCCTCTGCTTTAGAAGTTTCATCAagatatagtcatggccaaaagtgttggcacccttggagTTGTTCCAGAAAAGTATTACACTCCCACAAACACATAACACTTTTGGCCACGATTGTATAATTTGTTCGTCTAACCCTCTGCTTTTTCTACTTTTCTATGTGTCCATTTGATTTCTCCCTACAGACAGATTTGTAGACTGATTTGATCAGGGTTTGAAGTGACTGATATTGGGGGGGAAGATCCatttttctctaataagatatattgcaaagtttctacAGTGGGAttctaaaacaaaaaaagaaagtgcTGCTATAGAGCTCTTGTATTCACCCGGAATATGTTACTATCAGATGAAAGGATTTTGCTCATATTTCAATGGAAACTTTGAAATAGGTCTTAGCAAAGAAATGTTTTCACTTATGAACCTCTCCAAAAATGCATTATTCACTTTGggcaaaaataattaaaatatatattgGTTAAAAAGAAGATACAATTACTAATAAACTATGGAGAGATGAAGGGGAGGACAAGTGAGATGAAGGCATGgtgtacttttatattgatgggcaAAAATACCAGATCAGTGGAGGAATGACACCCGGCACCCCCCAGGGTCAGCAGTTCCTTGTGCCACCAGGCGAAATGCTGTTAGTTGGGGCATTGCACAGTTCGGTCAACTGCATTGTGGCACCAATTGGTACTGCACATATACCCCCACTCAAGTGAATGTGCGTGGATGGGCAGTGTCCTGCTGCCGCTACTATGCAACTAAGCACGAGGAACCGCTGATCTGCAGGGAtaccgggtgtcgcacccccagCGACCTgggattgatgacctatcctaaggataagcaATCAATGATAAAAATACCACATGACCCCCTTTATGCATATAGGAGGGAAAAGCCCCTACTTAAATCTTACCATAAAGTATGCTACCATACTGGAGCACCCAGTAATGTTAGTTCTGTAGACGGGTCTTTAGGGAAATGAGTTCACCCCAGGAGCCAACATACAGTGCTGGACAATTTTAGACGGTAAAAAACTTTCCTTTTTTATTAACTCTTAATTTTGAGAGAACCAAGTCTATCCTCCTCTCAGCACTTCCCTCCTGACCATCTCTGTATTTTCATTAATGGCCACATGTAATTGTTGCAGCCATCATGTGTTAATTTACCGTTATAGCAATAGAGCGGGTTTGAGGCAGTGCTAATGTAGAAATCCAATAGATCAGTCCAAAATGGAACAATAGTAGGACATGAACAATAGCAATAATCCATCATGTCCCGGCTCGCAGTCGTGGAGCGTCACCTCCTGCCTGAGTATAGCGGATTGTTGGTTTGCTAACATCCGACTCCACTTGCAGAACCTCGGTCCAGTAAAGATGGATAGTTACAGACCCTGAAATGCTCATTCATTCATACGGACGATTTTCCATTCTAACTTCTCTCTGACGCTTTTATCATGCAGAACACGATTCAAGAGATGTCTGGGCAGCAAGAGACATTGAAGGAAGAGCTGAAAGAATTACAGAGGCGTCTGGATAAAAATCTGACTATTCTAGTGAGCCGAAACATTGACCCAGGTAATCCGAAGTGACCATACAGCAGCAGGCTGGCTACATGGCACATAAAAGGGGGATGAATGGCTGAAGACATACAGGGCACAATGTGATGGATCTGTCCCCTGTACAGTCACAAGATGTTGATTTATAAAGCAGCAACTCGGGCAGTTTATAGCTTAAGGGGATTTCAGATATTTTGTTTGTCAAGCTGACTGTAGGCACAATGAAATGATTAGTTAACCTGCCAACTAAGAATCCAGAAAATCCTGGTCccctgttggggggggggggaaaaagatAAAAACCTGCTTTACACACCGCACTCAGAGCCCACCGCAGCCTGAGGATCTGGATTTTCTGAAAGGACACAAcctctttaacaaaaaaaaaacaatcttgcAGAATTTTCTAAAATATAGATATGAAACGGATCGATTCATGGGACTCCTTACAGGTCAGTTGCACTTGGCAGCTAGACGGGTGGCCTGTGATTTTCTTACCTGCCAGCGTCCCCGCTGCAGCATTTGATTTTTCGTGTCTGGCGCCATGTGACCCACCAATAACATTGTCGGTCCTAGCTAATTAAATGCCACGCCAGAAGGTAAACAATGTGCAAGCCTCCCATCTAGCTGCCAGGTACTACTGACCTGGACACTGGACCCAAATTTTCCAAATTAATCCACTCCgctagtaaaatatttaaattgcaCTCGTCTTACTCATCCTCACAGAACGGGGCACTTTTATCCCCGTTAGTATGGAGCGGCAGAGCATACCCCCGACCATCTCTCCATTTATTCCTAATGAGACTGCTGAGCACTGCCAGACCCCCACTTATCAGCTCGTTATCACCCGGATGATTTGTttctctggacaacccctttaaatgttgtTGTTTCTCCAAACTTCCCTTTTCCTTATGCATGTGCACTTTATTTGGTGGACAGAAGTAAGCTACTCCTCACAGTTAGCAGTGGAATTACCTCCAAGGCCTAAAGGACTGGATTAAAACATGAAAAGGAAAAATTTTAATAACCTAACGGTCGTTGTCATGATTGAGAGCTAGTGTAGCTCAAAACATGTTGACCGTTAtcatgttttttaaatttttttccttttcatgttttaatctactaataaatgtgatgttttatgacttttgtggttgctggattttcccataatttttttttttttttttcaccgccaCGGTGGCCTCTGCTGTGCGCCTCCGCCACCGATACCACTGATTCTAGCCTTTTCACCCCCTTAGGTCAACAGTGATTGTAGCATCTTTGAAGATAGACAAAGCGCGTATAATTCATATAGGAAACATTGCAGTCTGTCCATAGATTGTAGAATGTGCTCGTGTGATCCCAGCTTTAATCTTCTAGGATAACATGCTGTCTCTATTAGTTTCAGGAGAGCGTATAATTGCTGCTGCTGAGAAGTCTAGCCAAGTAAAAAAGGAGACGAAGGTGAGTGAGAATTAGGCTAAGATCACACTAtgcgttttttcttttttaatcagatacatttttattaagcATGACAAATTAAAACCTATATTACTCATGACAGTACATTTTACTCAAGTAACAGTTTTTAGTGTAAAGTAAGTATCCCTATCCCTCCCCCCTGCCCTTAGAGACCATAAAGTAAACAAGCAGAATTCCTCACGTTGTGCACATAATCGAATAGCGTACTATCACAACACCTGAACACCTCTTATAGCGTCACATCATTCCCGCCGCACTAGTTCCAGTCAATCCAAGGTTGCCATAACTTTTCAAAAAGATCCAACTTGTTTCTCTTGGTGTaattgcttttttttccagaagaaGTATATGATCCGTTTGTGTAATAGAGTCTCTTCTAGTCGGAGGTTCCTCTCTTATCCAAAATTTTGCTatcagctttcttgcaataataaaTAACAATCGTGACACTatgcattttttcagcgtttttttccccagccccctttctgacctcggacgggatagtacgtccgaggtcagatcccctgcttggatgtgggctccggcgctgagcccacatcaaagccgcgacatgtcagctggtttgaacagctgacatgtgcgtgcaatagcggcgagtggaatcgcgatccacccgccgccattaactagttaaatgccgctgtcaaacactgacagcggcatttaactactgcttccggacggaaatgcgctcatcgccgaccccgtcacattgtcgggggtcagcgatgcgccggcatagtaaccagaggtctccttgagacctctatggttgttgatgccgacttgctgtgagcaccaccctgtggtcggcgttcatagcaagcctgtaatttttctacataggggcgatctatgtttcgcctctatgtagcagaggcaatcgagttgtgccagcttctagtctcccatggaggctattaaagggtggcaaaagtaaaaaaaaaaaccagtttttaaaaaaatatgaaataaataaaaaaatatataaaagtttaaattcccctcccttcgccccattcaaaataaaacaataaaaataaaatcaaacctaaacatatttggtatcaccgcattcagaatcgcctgatctgtcaataaaaaaaaaacattaacctgattgctaaacagcgtagcgagaaaaaattcaaaacgccagaattacgtttttttggtcaccgcaacattgcattaaaatgcaatgacgagcgatcaaaagaacgtatctgcaccaaaatggtatcattaaaaacagctcggcacgcaaaaaataagccctcacctgacccccagatcacgaaaaatggagacactacgggtatcggaaaatggcgcaaatttttttctgtttgttttttgcaaagtttggatttttttttcaccacttagataaaaaagaacctagtcatgtttggtgtctatgaactcgtaatgacctggagaatcataatggcagattagttttagcatttagtgaacctagcaaaaaagccaaacaaaaaacacgcatgggattgcactttcaccgcacttggaatttttttcccattttctagtacacgacatggtaaaaccaatggtgtcgttcaaaagtacaactcgtcctgcaaaaaataagccctcacatggccatattgacggaaaaataaaaaaagttttggctctgggaaggaggggagcgaaaaacgaacacggaaaaactgaaaatcccaaggtcatgaaagggcTGGGCAGGAAAAAAAAGCATGTTATCTTTTTTGAggcagttttggcatgctagatttgtctcttgttgcatgctgataaagttcagtgtttgaaaaaaaaaaaaaaaaaaaacctattctatagaatcaagtTTTGGCACAAAAATTGCaggcatcaggttttgctgcttGTTTTGTGCCCAGACCAGATTCTATAAAATAGAACATTTTTCATCAGGTTTTTTTTCACTACTTGTTCATCTTCAATGGGTGAAAAAGGCTGAAAGAAGTCACATGCTCCATTGTGCCAAAAAACACGCAAAGCTCAAAATCCAGGCTgtgtgcacgagatttctgaaatctcatagactttgctggtactgtaaaacgtagctgaaaatttgcattaaaacaaCTCtccaaaaaaaagctgcaaaaatcccTTGTGTGAACTTACACCCCAAAAACCTTAAGGCTTTCCGATGACTACAAAATTGTTAACCCTCCCGTTTTCTCCGATTTAGATGCTGCAGTTAATATTAGTTGAGGCATTTCAGGGGTTAAATATCCTGCAACTTTTTCCAGTGgtcaaaatgttttatttttttttctctcccaagCAGAAAATGCTTCAGGAAATTCTCacttttttacatttctaaaaaCTTCccagttaattttttcctttctggtTCTTTATAACATTTCTAGAACGTCTTTTGCTTTTTCTCATATTTTCCTGACCTATTTAACATCCATGAAACGGTGAATAAAACGCTCACATTGCTTTGTCAAATATTGAGCGTCTTCCCAGCGGAAAAATACCAGAAGAGTTCACATGTTAAAAGGATGCTTAAAAGCCTGGACATATGAACAGCGAGTCGTTTTCCCATACACATCAATTAGGGCcattctgttttgtgttttttttgtttgtttttttgcatggacccactgaaaaaaacaaatggtgGAAAAGGCCGCAGTGTGAACACACCTTAACTTGGGAAGCTGTCACCCGCAGAGTATGGCGCAGACTGGCCTTCTAAGCCTGCACCACAAACCCTGCAAATAGGATGGGGGATTTCTTTCCTTGTGGGATCTGTTTGTTATAATTATCAGTGGGTGCACAAAGGAGGATGGATGATGAGGATTTTTATCATTTAGGCTTTTGCAGAGAACCTGTTAACAGAACTGAAGATCTTTACTCTAGCAACCAAAGAACAAAAGGAACTCATTCAGGTGTGTACTATGAGTTGTAAGTACCCATATGGTGTATATAAACACACAGGGCTGGAGTCATCATTTGcatttctttatttattttgtgccaaattcttcaaaaatgacatgaattttgcacaaaaatCTAAAATGCTCTTCACATTAAGTCACAATTGATTGAATTGGCTGAAAATATCTGGAAACTCCAAACCCTGGACACATAAAATTGAGTttcaaataaatttaaataaaaagaaaaaaatccaagaAAGGCATGGTGTACAGATGATAAAAGGCTGTGCCCGTCTCATCCCCAGGGACACTGCAGAAAAATGAAATCTTTTTGGCGTGGACTTGGAGGACGTGGCTCCTTATCGCGCCCCTTGCTCCTGTTTGTCTTTCCTTCTCCATTCATTCTGCCTTTTGCCCGGACTGGTCATCGAGTCTTGTGTCTTCGTGTATGATGATGTGATATTGTTCATAAGCAAATAATGAAATAGTTTCTTCCTCCAGATGGTGAAGGCGAAGTGGAAGGAGGCAGAAGAAAGCCAGAATCTGTTTCTCCAGGAGCAGGAAGCTTTTCAGAGCGATCTAGAACAGTTTCAATTATCCCTGGAGCGCACAGAAAAATGGCTGGACTTATGAGGAATAAGCCAAACCTAGGCAAAAAATAATGGGACTCTGTCGgcaggttttttgctatgtaatgagAGCAGCATGATGGGGCAGAGGCActcattccagtgatgtcacttactgggctgcttgctgcagattTGATAGAATCCATGTTTTCTCTTCTGACAATCGCTGGCGAGGTCGGGGCTGCACAGAGCAGTtggactgataaaacactgataatTATAATAAgtggcacatcgctggaatcagggtcttagcccctacatcaggctgctcgcagatggggtagcaaaatctgctgacaaattccctttaaatggcTAGTTCCTATTCCTTGTAAATGGTTCTTCCATGTTCGATATTTCCAGTGCTGCCTTGACTCGCGGTGTATTTATTTCTGTATAGATGCTTTGCTTTAATAAATGTTCAGTTAACGCTTAATCGATGCTCAGTTTGTCACAACTTCTATATACAATACTATGAAATAAGTGTCCAGCTGCTCTTCTGATATTATCTACATACACGCGTCTACATGTGTTGGGAACGGTGGCGGTCCCAGAATCGTAAAAACCCACTCCTGAAACATTGATGGCCTTATCATTAAAATGTTTTGGTGTCGTCTACAGAGACAGAAGCAGCGTCATCACAGCAGCAGATCAACAGGCAAGTAAAGTTCAGATTATTATattggacatacagtggggcaaaaaagtatttagtcagtgagcaatagtgcaagttccaccacttaaaaagatgagaggcgtctgtaatttacatcataggtagacctcaactatgggagacaaactgagaaaaaaaaatccagaaaatcacattgtctgtttttttaacattttatttgcatattatggtggaaaataagtatttggtcagaaacaaaatttcatctcaatattttgttatatcctttgttggcaatggcagaggtcaaacgttttctgtaagtcttcacaaggttgccacacactgttgttggtatgttggcccattcctccatgcagatctcctctagagcagtgatgtttttgacttttcgcttggcaacacggactttcaactccctccaaaggttttctatagggttgagacctggagactggctaggccactccaggaccttgaaatgcttcttacgaagccactccttcgttgccctggcggtgtgctttggatcattttaatgttgaaagacccagccacgtttcatcttcaatgcccttgctgatggaaggaggtttgcactcaaaatctcacgatacatggccccattcattctttcatgtacctggatcagtcgtcctggcccctttgcagagaaacagccccaaagcatgatgtttccaccaccatgctttacagtaggtatggtgtttgatggatgcaactttattctttttcctccaaacacgacaagttgtgtttctaccaaacagttccagtttggtttcatcagaccataggacattctcccaaaactccaaatgctctctagcaaacttcagacgggcccggacatgtactggcttaagcagtgggacacgtctggcactgcaggatctgagtccatggtggcgtagtgtgtgttacttatggtaggccttgttacattggtccaagctctctgcagtttattcactaggtccccccgcgtggttatgggatttttgctcaccgttcttgtgatcattctgaccccattgggtgggattttgcgtggagccccagatcgagggagattatcagtggtcttgtatgtcttccattttcttattattgctcccactgttgatttcttcactccaagctggttggctattgcagattcagtcttcccagcctggtgcagggctacaattttgtttctggtgtcctttgacagctctttggtcttcaccatagtggagtttggagtcagactgtttgagggtgtgcacaggtgtctttttatactgataacaagtttaaacaggtgccattactacaggtaatgagtggaggaaagaggagactcttaaagaagaagttacaggtctgtgagagccagaaatcttgattgtttgtttctgaccaaatacttattttccaccataatatacaaaaaaaattataaaaaaacagacaatgtgattttctggatttttttgttctcagtttgtctcccatagttgaggtctacctatgatgtaaattacagacgcctctcatctttttaagtggtggaacttgcactattgctgactgactaaatacttttttgccccactgtaactgagCCTGAAGCAAACATTTCAAAGGGaagggagtagtgatgagcgagtatactcgttgctctggttttcccgagcacgctcgggtggtctccgagtaatttgtagtgctcggagattaagttttcatggacgcagctgcatgatttacagctgctagacagcctgaatacatgtgggggttgcctggttgctagggaatccccacatgtattcaagctgtctagcagccgcaaaccatggagctgcttcaacaaaaactaaatctccaagcactcacaattactcggaggtcacccaagcgtgctctgagaaacctgagtaacgagtatattcgttcatcagtaGAAGGGAGACATCTCTTAGActggatgaggctggtgtactttgaaaatccatgccaGAATGACTGTATAACCCTAATACAAAATAAACACAGTCCAACATAACGTCCACACTTTTAAATTGCACCCCTAAGTGTTATGTCATGTTCCAGTGCTGTGCAGAGCAGATGGCCCGGGGGTAAGTATAGCAGCAGATTTTGCCTCTAGTACAGGGGTGCAATTGTTGGTGCATGCTTGTGTTCTTGTCAGAGCTGCCATCATGGAATTACCCCCATGTGAAGTGGATCTCTAACCCTGGCCCAGTGACTAATTACCTAGTGTTCTCTTGCAGTAAATGTGTAATCCTTCCCCACTTGTATGTTTGTTCAGGGACTCAGAGTTTACAGTACATAAGCAGAGCATAGTGGTGACTATGCAGCACTGTCGATCCGCCCAGATGACTggaacagagagggcaatgatgaaagTTACAAGGTTTTTCCATTTTCAGAAAATGCTTGCACCCTGACTTTAGTTTTGTTTTCAAGGGAATCTGACAGCATCATAATGAAGGAGCAAAGACCTTGATTCCAGGGAAgaggtcacttactaggctgtgtttttactgtttcaatacaatcagtgttttagcaGCAGGAGATTATCGGTACAGGAGTAGGTGTCTGGTACCTCCTGATTCAACCACATGTATATTGACAAAgcagccaatcaggggtgtgggtgcctatgcagcatcaatagtaaaaagatctaatgttaaaaataattaaaagaataaaaaatcattttattctcaccttccggcgcctttcccgctcctcgcgactgctacgtcatcatctcgcgagaccgcaatgcattcttgggaccggagcgtcttgagaagcatcgctaaatgcctggcctggatccgggggccaccggaaggtgagtatataactattttttattttaattctttttttaaacagggatatggtgcccacattgctatatactatgtgggctgtgttagatactgcatgggctatgttatatactgcgtgggctgtgctatatactacgtctct
This region of Ranitomeya imitator isolate aRanImi1 chromosome 1, aRanImi1.pri, whole genome shotgun sequence genomic DNA includes:
- the KNSTRN gene encoding small kinetochore-associated protein — translated: MEKSMLPVLRAKTSSIADLTLPCAKKPCPLKPIDPLCIKDPSIVSFSATPNPVVFKAGGNGKKPVLSKKMGPPARGPINRYRMESELKDKNQLLEAANTTLHNRLMAAENTIQEMSGQQETLKEELKELQRRLDKNLTILVSRNIDPVSGERIIAAAEKSSQVKKETKAFAENLLTELKIFTLATKEQKELIQMVKAKWKEAEESQNLFLQEQEAFQSDLEQFQLSLERTEKWLDL